In the Syngnathus scovelli strain Florida chromosome 16, RoL_Ssco_1.2, whole genome shotgun sequence genome, one interval contains:
- the LOC125984222 gene encoding oxysterol-binding protein-related protein 7: MVSNNQGRVRRVKLLPPAAAFQCRLLCSDTQPVLSPVTLDSAPMDPQLCPPLLSSNHSLISILDKSPASVYKPGHSRSSSTGSSKHSKQSRNWEVMEDLQQVDQSSVPGSSMDLSIPGICEGFLMKRRKYPLKGWHKRYFMLEKGILKYSKTHQDILRGKLHGSMDVSVAVMSINKKSKRIDLDGGDNLYHLMAKSHELFYIWVTKLCAHRGFRRNEAMSVQRGVLHAISLGHSSLPILNNQAQRKRTSLPIFANSASSASSAPVFQPETEMPIPTGASHSGVTNKVSAWLEQTNDTDATSKDLTRCQTDLTELALLIQRLHWLEGSFPITDTDLEKRISMQNLSLEKPKKKTGKPFGHSRTLSRVEAMGGVFTSSHLSNDFRSVQSIPDYVYTQLSNPQVTSPEAKKLHQDICVVSQRVFTSLKSVHQVLTSERERLRQARTGPGRSQNPSASLYSTMSEYDMQSHSAKVHSLSLSSESTEESFCTVQADQRTPSFSHSQRAPSVADSMAEYFDASDVIFCESSSEAECSDESGLSDITTTSTSEPDEGHASANLKYRASLKNATDKPTPVSDTGRRTCLPAPGTDNSHIGIMSILYNNIGKDLSRVSMPVALNEPLSLLQRVSEELEYSELLDIANHTDDPYERMVYVAAFSISGYAWASWRYRNKPFNPVLGETYENLREDRGFRYISEQVSHHPPISACHAESQNFTFWQDQRWKNKFWGKSVEILSSGPVNVTLPRYGDHYEWNKAVTCIHNVLSQQRWLEHYGEVVIRNKKSDACTCKITFVKSQYWTSDSSKNGVQGVVLDRAGEVVHRFGGFWHEGIFCDTLSTPKCIWKPNVQPDDHFQFYGFSRYARELNELTPELKAVLPPTDTRFRPDQRLLEEGKVAEADKKKDEVEEKQRERRKEMAKQGKQHIPRFFRKETKDKEEVWLYNGNYWDLRKEPGFANTENLDLW, translated from the exons ATGGTCTCAAACAATCAGGGACGTGTTAGGAGAGTCAAATTGCTTCCTCCGGCTGCTGCTTTTCAG TGCCGTTTACTGTGCAGTGACACACAGCCAGTCCTCAGTCCTGTCACGCTTGACAGTGCACCAATGGACCCCCAGCTGTGCCCACCCTTGCTTAGTAGCAACCATTCATTGATATCAATCCTTGACAAATCCCCAGCCAGTGTATATAAACCCGGCCACTCCAGGAGCAGCAGCACTGGCTCCTCCAAACATTCAAAACAG TCTCGCAATTGGGAAGTGATGGAAGACTTGCAACAAGTAGACCAGAGTTCTGTTCCTGGCTCTTCTATGGATCTCAGTATTCCTGGAATATGTGAGGGCTTtttgatgaagaggaggaaataCCCTCTGAAGGGTTGGCACAAG AGGTACTTCATGTTGGAAAAGGGAATTCTGAAGTATTCAAAGACACATCAAGAT ATTCTACGAGGAAAACTTCATGGTTCTATGGATGTTAGTGTTGCAGTTATGTCCATTAATAAAAAGTCTAAACGTATAGACTTGGATGGTGGAGACAATCTCTACCACTTGATG GCCAAGAGCCATGAGTTATTTTACATTTGGGTGACAAAGTTGTGTGCCCATCGTGGATTTCGAAGGAACGAGGCTATGAGCGTCCAACGTGGAGTGCTTCATGCAATCTCTCTTGGCCACAGTTCTTTGCCAATTTTAAACAATCAGGCCCAGAGAAAAAGAACCTCG ttGCCCATCTTTGCCAACTCTGCCAGCTCTGCCAGCTCGGCACCAGTGTTCCAACCAGAAACGGAAATGCCCATCCCAACTGGTGCCTCCCATTCAGGCGTGACCAACAAGGTATCAGCCTGGCTAGAGCAGACCAATGACACTGATGCAACATCCAAAG ACTTGACTCGTTGCCAGACAGATCTGACAGAACTGGCCTTGCTCATTCAGCGACTCCATTGGCTCGAAGGAAGCTTTCCAATCACAGACACAGATCTGGAGAAGCGCATCAGCATGCAG AATCTGTCCTTGGAGAAACCAAAGAAGAAGACTGGAAAACCGTTTGGTCACTCCAGGACTTTGTCCCGTGTGGAAGCTATGGGAGGAGtt TTCACTTCCAGCCACCTTAGTAACGACTTCAGGTCTGTTCAATCCATACCGGACTACGTCTACACGCAGTTGTCTAATCCTCAAGTCACCTCCCCAGAAGCCAAGAAACTCCATCAGGACATCTGCGTAGTGTCACAGAGGG TTTTTACCTCGCTCAAGTCTGTTCATCAAGTTTTGACCTCGGAGAGGGAACGACTGAGACAGGCCCGGACTGGCCCAGGTCGGAGCCAGAACCCCTCAGCTTCATTGTACAGCACAATGTCAGAG tatgacatgcagtctcattcGGCCAAAGTCCATTCACTTTCCTTGTCCTCGGAATCTACTGAGGAATCCTTCTGCACTGTCCAAGCAGACCAG AGAACGCCATCTTTTAGTCATAGTCAACGTGCACCCTCTGTGGCTGATTCCATGGCAGAGTATTTTGATGCCAGTGACGTGATTTTCTGTGAAAGCTCCTCCGAAGCAGAGTGTTCTGATGAATCTGGTTTGAGTGACATCACCACCACAAGCACATCTGAGCCCGATGAAGGACACG CCAGTGCCAACCTCAAATACAGAGCCAGTCTAAAGAATGCAACTGACAAACCCACCCCGGTGTCCGACACAG GTCGTCGCACTTGTTTGCCAGCCCCAGGAACGGACAACAGCCACATTGGCATCATGAGCATCCTCTACAACAACATTGGCAAAGATCTTTCAAGAGTTTCCATGCCTGTGGCTCTCAATGAACCTCTGTCTTTGCTGCAGAGAGTGTCAGAAGAGTTGGAGTACTCTGAGTTGCTTGACATTGCTAATCATACTGATGATCCATATGAGCGTATG GTTTACGTTGCAGCATTTTCAATTTCTGGATATGCATGGGCATCATGGAGGTATCGCAACAAACCCTTCAATCCTGTTCTTGGAGAAACATACGAGAATCTCAGAGAAGACAGAGGCTTCCGCTATATCAGCGAGCAG GTGAGCCATCATCCTCCCATCTCTGCGTGCCACGCCGAGTCTCAAAACTTCACCTTCTGGCAAG ATCAAAGATGGAAGAACAAGTTTTGGGGAAAGTCGGTGGAGATCCTCTCGAGTGGACCTGTCAATGTTACCTTACCCAG GTATGGTGATCATTATGAATGGAACAAGGCAGTTACTTGCATTCACAATGTGCTGAGTCAGCAACGCTGGTTGGAGCACTACGGTGAGGTGGTCATCAGAAACAAAAAGAGCGACGCCTGCACCTGCAAGATAACTTTTGTCAAG TCTCAGTACTGGACCTCCGACAGCAGTAAAAATGGGGTTCAGGGTGTGGTTCTAGACCGGGCCGGAGAGGTCGTGCATCGTTTTGGAGGATTTTGGCACGAAGGCATCTTCTGTGACACGCTATCGACCCCAAAGTGCATTTGGAAGCCAA ATGTACAGCCTGATGACCACTTTCAGTTCTACGGGTTCTCACGCTATGCCAGAGAGCTAAATGAACTCACACCTGAACTGAAAGCTGTCCTTCCACCAACAGACACTCGTTTCAGACCAGACCAGAG GCTCCTAGAAGAGGGAAAGGTAGCAGAGGCGGATAAAAAGAAGGACGAGGTGGAGGAGAAACAAAGGGAGAGGAGGAAGGAGATGGCCAAGCAAGGGAAGCAGCACATCCCAAGGTTCTTCAG GAAAGAAACCAAGGATAAGGAGGAAGTGTGGCTATACAACGGAAACTACTGGGATCTCCGTAAAGAACCAGGGTTTGCTAATACTGAGAACCTAGACCTGTGGTAG